One Bacillus solimangrovi DNA segment encodes these proteins:
- a CDS encoding alpha/beta hydrolase family protein → MKKVLILISVVFILMPLYACSNSDQQLIISKEEVQLSFYEKETEAYKITYTSDGLGVNGYLVKPRKIEGKAPVLIFNRGGNREFGAINEQALQYLSFWADKGFVVLVSQYRGNAGGEGQEQFGGEDVNDVLKLVDVARELPYVDTDNIVMLGASRGGMMTYLAIKHGIDIKAAVIVSGMSDLFHTYENREQGMKDTLQQLVGDPEADRDEYEKRSAVFWTDEIDVPVLILHGDADWRVPIEQAEELVESMQETKNAHKFVVYPNGDHGLKNYFDEYTDEALKWFNHHLQIK, encoded by the coding sequence TTGAAAAAAGTATTGATATTAATAAGTGTAGTGTTCATACTGATGCCTCTTTACGCCTGTAGTAATTCTGATCAACAACTGATTATAAGTAAAGAAGAAGTGCAACTGTCCTTCTATGAAAAAGAGACAGAGGCTTACAAAATTACATATACTAGTGATGGTTTGGGAGTGAATGGTTATCTCGTAAAACCAAGAAAAATAGAAGGAAAAGCACCCGTACTCATCTTCAATAGGGGAGGAAATCGTGAATTTGGTGCGATTAATGAACAAGCATTACAGTATTTATCATTTTGGGCTGATAAGGGTTTTGTTGTCCTCGTATCTCAATATCGTGGAAATGCAGGAGGTGAAGGTCAAGAACAATTTGGTGGAGAGGATGTAAATGATGTCCTTAAACTAGTTGATGTTGCACGAGAACTACCTTATGTGGATACTGATAATATCGTAATGTTAGGTGCATCAAGAGGTGGAATGATGACGTATTTAGCGATTAAACATGGAATCGATATAAAAGCCGCAGTTATTGTTAGTGGTATGTCTGATTTGTTTCATACGTATGAAAATCGTGAACAGGGAATGAAGGACACGCTACAACAATTGGTTGGAGATCCAGAGGCAGATAGAGACGAGTATGAGAAACGCTCCGCGGTATTTTGGACAGATGAAATTGATGTACCTGTATTAATTTTACACGGTGATGCAGACTGGCGGGTTCCAATCGAACAAGCAGAAGAATTAGTCGAAAGCATGCAGGAAACGAAAAATGCACATAAGTTTGTAGTATATCCTAATGGTGATCATGGGTTAAAAAACTATTTTGATGAATATACAGATGAAGCATTGAAATGGTTCAATCATCATCTTCAAATAAAGTGA
- a CDS encoding GNAT family N-acetyltransferase, with product MSEEAQADFLRNAYSKQVMNKRVEDTIILVAEVNDRVVGFANFSGEGNEQQSAYLLAIYIIHPDFQNQKIGSALLNKGLQELNEAKQLIVDVEKENHDGIAFYKGRGFEVVKQYEEDFFGHHLQTVQMSLDLCNSK from the coding sequence ATTTCGGAAGAAGCACAAGCTGATTTTTTGAGAAATGCATATTCGAAGCAAGTGATGAACAAACGAGTTGAGGATACGATAATATTAGTAGCGGAAGTAAATGATCGTGTAGTCGGCTTTGCAAACTTTTCAGGTGAAGGTAATGAACAGCAGTCTGCATACTTACTAGCTATCTATATAATACACCCTGATTTTCAAAATCAAAAAATAGGTTCTGCTCTTTTAAATAAAGGTTTGCAGGAACTAAATGAAGCAAAACAATTAATCGTTGATGTAGAGAAGGAGAATCACGATGGTATAGCCTTCTATAAGGGAAGAGGATTTGAAGTGGTGAAACAGTATGAAGAAGATTTCTTCGGTCACCATTTACAAACTGTTCAAATGAGCCTTGATTTATGTAACTCAAAATAA